One window from the genome of Diceros bicornis minor isolate mBicDic1 chromosome 1, mDicBic1.mat.cur, whole genome shotgun sequence encodes:
- the RPS14 gene encoding small ribosomal subunit protein uS11 translates to MAPRKGKEKKEEQVISLGPQVAEGENVFGVCHIFASFNDTFVHVTDLSGKETICRVTGGMKVKADRDESSPYAAMLAAQDVAQRCKELGITALHIKLRATGGNRTKTPGPGAQSALRALARSGMKIGRIEDVTPIPSDSTRRKGGRRGRRL, encoded by the exons ATGGCACCTCgcaagggaaaggaaaagaaggaagaacaggTCATCAGCCTCGGACCTCAGGTGGCTGAAGGAGAAAATGTATTTGGCGTCTGCCACATCTTTGCATCCTTCAATGACACTTTTGTCCATGTCACCGATCTTTCTGGCAA GGAAACCATCTGCCGTGTGACTGGTGGGATGAAGGTGAAGGCTGACCGAGATGAATCCTCTCCATATGCTGCCATGTTGGCTGCCCAGGATGTGGCCCAGAGGTGCAAGGAGCTGGGAATCACTGCCCTCCACATCAAACTCCGGGCCACAGGAGGAAATAG GACCAAGACCCCTGGGCCCGGGGCCCAGTCAGCCCTCAGAGCCCTTGCCCGCTCTGGAATGAAGATTGGGCGGATTG AGGATGTCACCCCCATCCCCTCGGATAGCACCCGCAGGAAAGGGGGTCGCCGTGGTCGCCGTCTGTGA